A stretch of Aspergillus nidulans FGSC A4 chromosome VI DNA encodes these proteins:
- a CDS encoding putative chromate ion transporter (transcript_id=CADANIAT00009707): MLVLTRSRLASSLRALNQTWRSHAGATSPARAEEPLFGRLIEVVQHTWYLGFTSFGGPPVHFQIFHARFVEKEKWVDEQTYQELFAICQGLPGPGSTKMLFCLALLHAGFIPALLAFLLWSLPGAIGMYALSLGVQRIDEALPAPVYALLSGLNASTVGIIALAAVQLAEKAIRDKISRILVIFGACAGLCYSALWYFPVLMVAGGVATALWDGLVHQQILRAKSAWRNRNRQPEPEGDAPNPAGPSDTSGRNSARELGMEMLRMRKPDAGTLTQHPTNTRDSEGSEGPPSQDHVIRIRAGLVILIFFFAKVSPPPLALDLFANMYLAGTVIFGGGPVVIPLLRSYVVDPGWVSSRDFLIGLAIIQAFPGPNFNFAVFLGALALQTTSYPTIFGAFLGGFGIFFPGIALAIAVQSFWRVLRKQKYVIDFLRGVNATAVGLVFTAVYRLWEIGYLNPGDRDGQSLAKEPWWVVVAAVTYAESAWFSVPPAAAILLGAALGLCWYGVVAPAW, encoded by the exons ATGCTCGTCCTAACTCGGTCGCGACTCGCCTCGTCCCTACGGGCACTAAATCAAACATGGCGCAGTCATGCGGGAGCAACCAGCCCTGCGCGCGCAGAAGAACCCCTATTCGGCCGCCTGATCGAGGTTGTTCAGCATACCTGGTACCTCGGATTCACCTCGTTCGGGGGACCGCCTGTTCATTTCCAGATCTTTCATGCGCGGTTCGTCGAGAAAGAAAAGTGGGTAGACGAGCAGACG TATCAAGAACTCTTCGCCATATGTCAGGGTCTTCCCGGACCAGGATCAACAAAGATGCTGTTTTGCTTGGCTTTGCTTCATGCGGGGTTTATCCCAGCTTTGCTTGCATTCCTCCTCTGGTC TCTCCCCGGCGCAATCGGCATGTATGCACTCTCTCTCGGCGTACAACGGATTGATGAAGCTCTTCCGGCTCCAGTCTACGCTCTCCTCTCCGGCCTGAACGCCTCCACTGTAGGCATTATTGCTCTTGCTGCTGTCCAGCTAGCTGAAAAGGCAATCCGTGATAAGATTTCCCGAATCCTGGTCATTTTTGGCGCATGTGCTGGCCTGTGTTATAGTGCGCTCTGGTATTTCCCTGTTCTTATGGTTGCCGGTGGTGTAGCTACTGCGCTGTGGGATGGGTTGGTGCACCAACAGATTTTGAGGGCGAAGAGCGCATGGAGGAACAGAAATCGGCAGCCCGAGCCAGAGGGTGATGCCCCTAATCCTGCGGGTCCGAGCGATACATCTGGAAGGAATTCAGCTCgggagctggggatggagatgCTGCGGATGAGAAAACCGGATGCAGGGACTTTGACGCAACACCCGACCAATACCCGGGATTcagaaggaagcgaagggCCTCCGTCTCAAGACCATGTGATTCGTATTCGTGCTGGACTTGTGAttcttattttcttcttcg CCAAAGTTTCTCCACCACCTTTGGCCCTCGATCTCTTCGCAAACATGTACCTCGCTGGAACTGTGATATTTGGCGGAGGCCCAGTTGTTATTCCGCTGCTCCGTTCCTACGTCGTGGACCCAGGCTGGGTCTCCAGTCGAGACTTCCTGATTGGCCTTGCTATTATCCAGGCCTTCCCTGGCCCAAACTTCAACTTTGCTGTTTTTCTCGGCGCACTCGCCCTTCAGACCACATCCTACCCGACGATTTTTGGTGCATTCCTTGGTGGGTTTGGGATCTTTTTCCCTGGAATCGCCCTTGCTATCGCGGTCCAGTCCTTCTGGCGTGTTTTACGGAAACAGAAGTACGTTATTGATTTTCTGCGCGGTGTGAATGCGACAGCCGTAGGATTAGTCTTTACGGCTGTGTACCGGCTTTGGGAAATAGGATATCTGAATCCCGGGGATCGTGATGGGCAAAGTCTGGCAAAGGAGCCCTGGTGGGTCGTTGTCGCCGCTGTCACTTATGCTGAGAGTGCGTGGTTCAGTGTTCCACCTGCAGCCGCGATCTTGCTAGGAGCCGCCCTTGGCTTATGTTGGTATGGAGTTGTTGCTCCAGCTTGGTGA
- a CDS encoding uncharacterized protein (transcript_id=CADANIAT00009708), with the protein MAADEYTIGWICALPIEKAAARAMLDEIHNTPPAILRSASDKNSYTLGRIGPHSIVVASLPSGVYGETPAATVAAQMLASFPSIRVGVLVGVGGGIPADTNGYNCSRFVRTGALNKPPLVLLNALAELEAEHEVDGSKVPLHIAEMLDRYPRMRSEYSYQGASNDILYHSGYSHREDEDGNDPASSCSSNQVVKDSALRDRIGAEIGAICLEMEAAGLMDSFPCIVIRGVCDYADSHKNKRWQRTDPGQELRLRRHTIKHRVYLNVLPLAEGAAFDSYENEMSPHCHSETRRELLCQINDWSCDRNGKSIFWLNGMAGTGKSTLARTVARSLRADGRLAASFFFKRGEASRGNASRFFTTIASQVASSIPAATEHIQEAVQSSPMIADKGLGIQFFELIVQPLRALKIQLAAAAPVILVVDALNECDDAVHIKTIIRLLSGECMKEINLRVFLTARPDTAVRIGFHQVASKAYDGMILHEVAQETIDHDIRVVLEQELRKIKQNYNSLASSADALLAADWPGSVAIDRLVEIASPLFISAATICRVLSDSRFLPQHQLAMLLEFQSASHASKLEVTYLPVLDQILVGDLTRREKEYLTGEFHRVVGSLIILAEPLSITHLARLLCISRARVETSLASLHAVLRIPADDGPVRLLHASFRDFLLDEHLLEKTPLAIHAPTVHNYLLQHCLLCMSRTTSLNSTSCSENICGLAALKGLDSSLEQDIVGRILPSDLRYSCLYWVYHLKQANRSIQVGDHVHSFLQTHFLDWVEALGILDRPSEILQAVQVLVSLVEKTSKGNVLSEFLHDARRFVHSHKPVIERAPGILHSSVLFLPLRSSIRQNFIYHCPGWICALPEVPQDWGQPTLHVDGFALNCLAFAEDSSKLASEFRVWNAISGDVLHAVARYKPKSTLGPKHDYQYGIKALAFKSAHELAIVTRGGQLQSFNLITGDRIERTLDSAVHTAVFSGDANRLAFIGCSNPFKVSQTQPTDPTVVVIDNVSGQVILRLPNMGYPLLSLSSDGSTLACCVLSNAESTETAHVKVFDLTKENLRSHVRAPKVISVPFMYVSMITLSRNGQKLAIFGEEAKAPVVLVLDIGKYKYERFLPVLAKVSCMSFSPSAETLTIVLEKKEFHLYDLATGEAQMIRKHCRHDFVVFAPDGLRIATAPRKANGIEVWNSLINPESSLRPGQRPTSSPNHFSPLSAFSSDGSIAATAQQSQRNTLLLVDVYSKQILHKLQAYGVPEAVAFSADRRVVAAKTFLYDNNEADKRDKEGDGGKFTFEELFDDDIVVIEKDFAGPDNRHPCWLEVWKVGSNSTGTRPTPQFKKGFSMEYREAIFAVNATGTRVAFALSPVAGIARDADLRNAMIVEEWDVVNRELLCTHTIDQSFRVSKLEYTIDGANIDLFNYIELWPQLPSCPSTTAINTTIRTRIRAWQTGQGPRVRHPKWRAEQQSFPRTGIWVTEDEAWIQYNGHNILYIPGYLRPMQHVYLGTSFDAVCVEHWGSEVAVVGWVTIEGLLTTFQIDLARLRLCLAGISQGQ; encoded by the exons ATGGCCGCCGATGAATATACGATCGGGTGGATCTGTGCGCTGCCGATTGAAAAGGCCGCCGCCCGTGCCATGCTGGACGAGATCCATAATACACCACCAGCTATACTACGGTCCGCCTCGGACAAAAACAGCTACACCCTCGGCCGCATTGGTCCTCACAGCATAGTCGTCGCCAGCCTCCCGTCTGGTGTTTATGGCGAGACACCGGCTGCAACTGTCGCTGCCCAGATGTTGGCCTCATTCCCGTCGATACGAGTCGGTGTCTTGGTCGGTGTCGGTGGCGGGATCCCAG CGGACACGAATGGCTACAATTGCAGCCGGTTTGTACGCACTGGGGCGCTGAACAAGCCCCCGCTTGTTCTCCTTAATGCCTTGGCTGAGCTGGAGGCGGAGCATGAAGTGGACGGGAGCAAAGTACCGCTACATATTGCGGAAATGCTGGACCGGTATCCCAGGATGCGGTCGGAGTATTCATATCAAGGAGCGTCCAACGATATCTTGTATCATTCTGGTTATAGCCACcgtgaggatgaagacggtAACGAtccagcttccagctgtAGCTC CAACCAGGTCGTCAAGGACAGCGCGCTGCGGGACCGCATTGGCGCAGAAATCGGTGCTATCTGTTTAGAAATGGAGGCAGCAGGGCTTATGGACAGCTTCCCCTGCATTGTCATCCGTGGAGTCTGCGACTATGCCGATTCCCACAAGAATAAGCGCTGGCAGCG GACCGACCCAGGTCAAGAACTAAGGTTACGAAGGCATACAATCAAGCACAGGGTCTACCTGAATGTGCTCCCCCTAGCAGAGGGGGCTGCATTCGACTCGTATGAGAATGAAATGAGTCCGCACTGTCATTCAGAAACTAGAAGAGAACTGCTCTGTCAAATCAATGACTGGTCGTGTGATCGTAACGGTAAGAGTATCTTCTGGCTCAACGGCATGGCAGGAACGGGCAAGTCGACATTAGCAAGGACAGTCGCTCGCTCCCTGCGAGCAGATGGACGATTGGCCGCAAGCTTCTTTTTCAAGAGAGGCGAAGCCTCTCGTGGCAATGCCTCTCGGTTCTTCACAACAATCGCATCGCAAGTTGCATCGAGcataccagcagcaacagagCACATCCAGGAGGCTGTTCAGAGTAGCCCTATGATCGCGGACAAGGGACTCGGCATCCAGTTCTTCGAGTTGATTGTGCAGCCACTGCGCGCCCTGAAGATACAGCTCGCTGCTGCCGCACCGGTAATTCTCGTCGTGGATGCATTGAATGAATGCGATGACGCAGTCCATATCAAAACTATCATACGGCTTCTCTCCGGTGAATGTATGAAAGAGATTAACTTGCGAGTTTTCTTGACTGCCCGGCCAGATACAGCGGTTCGAATCGGCTTCCATCAGGTTGCATCCAAAGCTTACGACGGCATGATACTGCACGAGGTTGCACAAGAGACTATCGACCATGATATTCGCGTAGTACTCGAACAAGAATTGCGCAAGATCAAACAGAACTACAACTCCCTGGCTTCGTCAGCAGACGCTCTCTTAGCGGCCGACTGGCCAGGTTCGGTAGCTATAGATCGGCTTGTAGAGATCGCGAGCCCGCTATTCATCTCTGCGGCCACCATATGCAGGGTCCTGAGCGATTCAAGGTTCTTACCCCAACATCAACTGGCCATGTTGCTAGAGTTTCAGAGTGCCAGCCACGCTTCTAAGCTCGAGGTCACGTACCTCCCGGTTCTGGACCAGATACTTGTCGGTGACCTGACGAGgcgagagaaagaatacTTGACCGGGGAGTTCCACCGTGTTGTGGGTTCTCTTATTATTCTAGCGGAGCCCCTATCCATTACTCACCTTGCGAGACTCTTGTGCATTTCAAGGGCCCGAGTAGAGACGAGTTTGGCTTCTCTACATGCTGTGCTTAGAATCCCCGCAGACGATGGCCCtgttcggcttcttcatgccTCCTTTCGTGATTTTTTGCTCGACGAGCACTTGCTTGAGAAAACTCCTTTGGCTATTCATGCTCCAACAGTGCACAACTACTTGCTGCAGCATTGTCTTCTTTGCATGTCGAGAACAACCAGCTTGAACTCGACCAGCTGTTCAGAAAATATATGCGGCTTGGCGGCGCTGAAGGGCTTAGATTCATCTCTGGAGCAGGATATAGTTGGCAGGATATTGCCAAGCGACCTGCGTTACTCTTGTTTGTACTGGGTATACCACTTGAAACAGGCAAATAGGTCAATTCAAGTCGGCGACCACGTTCACAGCTTTCTTCAAACTCACTTTCTAGACTGGGTAGAGGCCTTGGGAATCCTAGATCGGCCTTCTGAAATCTTGCAGGCGGTGCAAGTTCTGGTTTCGCTTGTTGAAAAG ACGAGCAAAGGGAACGTACTATCAGAGTTCCTTCACGATGCAAGACGGTTCGTCCACAGCCATAAACCTGTCATTGAGCGAGCTCCGGGTATCTTGCATTCCTCCGTCCTTTTCCTGCCGCTACGCAGCTCAATCCGCCAAAACTTTATCTACCATTGTCCGGGCTGGATTTGCGCCTTACCTGAGGTCCCCCAGGATTGGGGCCAGCCCACGCTGCACGTGGACGGCTTTGCTCTCAACTGTCTAGCATTTGCCGAAGATAGTAGCAAGCTGGCTTCAGAATTCAGAGTATGGAACGCAATTTCCGGCGACGTCTTACATGCAGTTGCTCGATACAAACCTAAGTCTACACTGGGTCCAAAACATGACTATCAATACGGCATCAAGGCTCTTGCCTTTAAATCCGCTCACGAACTTGCTATAGTGACACGTGGAGGCCAACTCCAAAGCTTCAATCTCATTACCGGTGATAGAATAGAACGTACCCTAGATTCGGCTGTACATACTGCGGTGTTCTCTGGGGACGCAAACCGGTTAGCGTTCATCGGATGCTCGAATCCCTTCAAAGTATCACAGACACAGCCAACCGATCCAACGGTTGTTGTAATAGACAACGTCTCAGGCCAAGTCATTCTCCGGCTTCCCAATATGGGCTACCCTCTGCTGAGTTTGTCCTCGGATGGGAGTACCTTAGCATGTTGCGTACTGTCCAATGCCGAAAGCACAGAAACTGCTCATGTTAAAGTATTCGACCTTACAAAAGAGAATCTTCGTTCCCATGTGCGCGCACCCAAGGTGATCTCGGTTCCATTCATGTATGTGTCAATGATAACTTTGTCCCGCAACGGCCAAAAGCTCGCCATCTTTGGTGAAGAAGCAAAGGCGCCCGTAGTCCTAGTTCTGGACATCGGCAAATACAAATACGAGCGCTTTCTGCCCGTATTGGCCAAAGTATCATGCATGTCCTTCTCACCCAGTGCTGAGACACTTACAATCGTtctggaaaagaaggagTTCCATCTATATGATCTGGCCACGGGCGAGGCGCAAATGATACGAAAGCATTGTCGCCACGATTTTGTTGTCTTTGCGCCGGACGGACTAAGAATCGCCACAGCTCCAAGGAAGGCGAACGGGATTGAGGTTTGGAATTCTTTGATCAACCCCGAAAGCAGTCTGCGGCCGGGACAGCGGCCAACAAGCTCTCCCAATCATTTCTCTCCGCTATCAGCGTTTTCATCGGACGGCTCAATAGCTGCGACGGCACAGCAGAGCCAAAGAAACACGCTTCTACTTGTGGATGTTTATAGCAAGCAAATTCTGCATAAATTACAAGCGTACGGGGTGCCCGAGGCTGTTGCGTTCTCTGCGGACAGAAGAGTCGTCGCAGCGAAAACATTCTTATACGACAATAATGAAGCAGATAAAAGAGACAAAGAAGGAGACGGAGGTAAATTCACATTTGAGGagctctttgatgatgacattgTCGTTATCGAGAAAGACTTCGCCGGTCCCGACAACCGGCATCCGTGCTGGCTGGAGGTGTGGAAAGTTGGCTCAAATTCGACCGGGACCAGGCCAACACCGCAATTCAAGAAGGGGTTCTCAATGGAATACCGCGAGGCGATATTTGCAGTCAACGCTACTGGGACACGGGTGGCCTTTGCACTTTCTCCTGTCGCTGGCATCGCACGAGATGCCGACTTACGCAACGCCATGATCGTGGAGGAATGGGATGTAGTCAACAGGGAACTACTTTGCACGCACACAATAGACCAGTCCTTCCGGGTGTCCAAGCTCGAATACACAATAGACGGGGCCAATATCGACCTTTTCAACTACATTGAACTCTGGCCTCAACTACCTAGCTGTCCTTCGACGACGGCCATCAATACTACAATACGTACACGTATTAGGGCATGGCAAACTGGACAAGGTCCACGAGTCAGACACCCCAAATGGCGTGCTGAACAACAGAGCTTCCCACGGACAGGCATCTGGGTGACGGAAGACGAGGCATGGATCCAGTACAATGGCCATAACATTCTTTATATCCCCGGGTATCTGAGACCAATGCAGCATGTCTACCTTGGAACTTCGTTTGATGCGGTGTGCGTTGAGCATTGGGGTAGTGAAGTCGCGGTAGTTGGCTGGGTCACCATTGAGGGCCTGTTGACTACTTTTCAGATTGACCTGGCCAGGTTACGGTTATGTCTAGCTGGAATTAGTCAAGGTCAATAG